One Falco naumanni isolate bFalNau1 chromosome 15, bFalNau1.pat, whole genome shotgun sequence DNA segment encodes these proteins:
- the DHX38 gene encoding pre-mRNA-splicing factor ATP-dependent RNA helicase PRP16 isoform X1 translates to MAEASEESLHRLAGTNPEAEAGGLVLRRRSAATEQHVFKAPAPRASLLGLDVLAAQKRREREEEAAGGKRSRVSSYRDWEEGRDEAGSAEEDDDEETDRSSRSTRKDRHYRSVHVETPSYTGGVSEEFWERSRQRERERREHGVFASSKEEKERKKERSRDRDHDRKREREEWDRSRHSSRSERDGSSERSSRRSEPESPRHRPKDAATPSRSSWEEDDSGYSSARRSQWESPSPTPSCRDSERSHRASSMRDTDRRDRDRSVRSRYLDKTPLPTPSYKYNEWADDRRHLGATPRLSRGRGRRADGEEGIAFETEEERQQWEDDQRQADRDWYMMDEGYDEFHNPLAYSTEEYVKKREQHLHKQRQKRISAQRRQINEDNERWETNRMLTSGVVHRIEVDEDFEEDNSAKVHLLVHNLVPPFLDGRIVFTKQPEPVIPVKDATSDLAIIARKGSQLVRKHREQKERKRAQHKHWELAGTKLGDIMGIKKEEEKDEMVTEDGKVDYRTEQKFAEHMKEKSEASSEFAKKKSILEQRQYLPIFAVQQELLSILRDNSIVIVVGETGSGKTTQLTQYLHEDGYTDYGMIGCTQPRRVAAMSVAKRVSEEMGVRLGEEVGYAIRFEDCTSENTVIKYMTDGILLRESLREADLDNYSAIIMDEAHERSLNTDVLFGLLREVVARRSDLKLVVTSATMDADKFASFFGNVPIFHIPGRTFPVDILFSKTPQEDYVEAAVKQALQVHLSGAPGDILVFMPGQEDIEVTSEQIVEHLEELEKAPALAVLPIYSQLPSDLQAKIFQKAPDGVRKCIVATNIAETSLTVDGIMFVIDSGYCKLKVFNPRIGMDALQIYPISQANANQRAGRAGRTGPGHCFRLYTQSAYKNELLTTTVPEIQRTNLANVVLLLKSLGVQDLLQFHFMDPPPEDNMLNSMYQLWILGALDNTGGLTSTGRLMVEFPLDPALSKMLIVSCDMGCSSEILLIVSMLSVPAIFYRPKGREEESDQVREKFAVPESDHLTYLNVYLQWKNNSYSTLWCNQHFIHAKAMRKVREVRAQLKDIMVQQRMSLASCGTDWDVVRKCICAAYFHQAAKLKGIGEYVNIRTGMPCHLHPTSSLFGMGYTPDYIVYHELVMTTKEYMQCVTAVDGEWLAELGPMFYSIKHAGKSRQENRRRAKEEVSAMEEEMALAEEQLRARREEQERRNPLGSSSRSTKIYTPGRKEQGEPLTPRRTPARFGL, encoded by the exons ATGGCCGAGGCGAGCGAGGAGTCGCTGCACCGGCTGGCGGGGACGAACCCGGAGGCCGAGGCCGGCGGGCTGGTCCTGCGGAGGCGGAGCGCCGCCACCGAGCAGCACGTCTTCAAGGCGCCGGCGCCGCGGGCCTCCCTGCTGGGCCTGGACGTGCTGGCGGCCCAGAAGCGGCGGGAGCGTGAGGAGGAGGCGGCCGGTGGGAAGCGGTCCAGGGTCTCCTCCTACAGGGACTGGGAAGAGGGCCGCGACGAGGCGGGCAGTGCCGAGGAAGACGATGATGAGGAGACCGATCGGAGCAGCCGGAGCACCCGCAAGGACAG gcaTTACCGTTCTGTCCATGTGGAAACACCTTCCTATACAGGGGGTGTCAGTGAGGAGTTTTGGGAACGCAGCCGGCAGCGGGAAAGGGAGCGTCGGGAACATGGTGTCTTTGCCTCCTccaaggaggagaaggaacGAAAGAAGGAACGCAGTAGGGATCGGGACCACGATCGTAAACGGGAACGCg aGGAGTGGGACAGAAGTCGTCACAGCAGCAGATCGGAGAGAGATGGCTCATCAGAGCGGAGCAGCCGGAGGAGTGAACCAGAGAGTCCCAGACATCGGCCCAAAG ATGCAGCCACGCCGTCTCGCTCCAGCTGGGAGGAAGATGATTCTGGCTACAGCAGTGCACGCCGGTCACAGTGGGAATCTCCCTCACCCACACCTTCCTGTCGAGACTCAGAGCGCAGCCACCGGGCATCATCAATGCGGGACACAGACCGGAGAGACCGGGACAG GTCTGTGAGGAGCAGGTACTTGGATAAGACACCATTGCCCACCCCATCGTACAAATACAATGAGTGGGCTGATGACCGGAGACATCTGGGGGCCACGCCACGGCTGTCCAGAGGGAGag GGCGGCGTGCAGATGGGGAAGAGGGCATTGCCTTTGAGACGGAGGAGGAGCGGCAGCAGTGGGAGGACGACCAGCGG CAAGCTGACCGGGACTGGTACATGATGGATGAGGGCTACGATGAATTTCACAACCCCTTGGCCTACTCCACTGAGGAGTACGTGAAGAAGCGGGAGCAGCACTTGCATAAGCAGAGGCAGAAGCGTATCTCAGCACAGCGGCGGCAGATTAATGAG GATAATGAGCGCTGGGAGACAAATCGCATGCTGACCAGTGGTGTGGTTCATCGGATTGAAGTGGACGAAGATTTTGAGGAGGATAACTCTGCTAAAGTGCATTTGTTGGTGCACAACCTGGTGCCCCCTTTCCTAGATGGAAGGATTGTCTTCACCAAGCAG CCAGAGCCAGTCATCCCTGTCAAGGATGCCACCTCAGATCTGGCCATCATTGCTCGGAAAGGCAGCCAACTGGTGCGCAAGCACAGGGAGCAAAAGGAGCGTAAACGG GCTCAGCATAAGCATTGGGAGCTGGCAGGCACAAAACTGGGAGACATTATGGGGATcaagaaagaagaggagaaagacgAGATGGTGACAGAGGATGGCAAAGTGGATTACAG GACTGAGCAGAAGTTTGCTgaacacatgaaagaaaaaagtgaagcCAGCAGCGAGTTTGCCAAGAAGAAATCAATCCTGGAGCAGAGACAGTATCTGCCCATctttgctgtgcagcaggagTTGCTTTCCATCCTCAG agACAACAGCATTGTGATTGTCGTGGGGGAGACAGGGAGTGGGAAGACAACTCAGCTGACACAGTACCTCCATGAGGATGGCTATACAGACTATGGCATGATTGGCTGCACCCAGCCCCGCAGGGTGGCGGCCATGTCGGTTGCCAAGCGGGTCAGCGAAGAGATGGGGGTGCGTCTGGGAGAGGAG gtGGGCTATGCCATCCGCTTTGAGGACTGCACATCCGAGAACACAGTGATCAAGTACATGACAGATGGGATCCTTCTTCGTGAGTCGCTGCGAGAGGCTGACCTAGACAACTACAGTGCTATCATCATGGATGAGGCGCATGAGCGCTCACTCAATACTGACGTGCTCTTTGGCCTGCTTCGGGAG GTGGTGGCCCGACGCTCAGATCTGAAGCTTGTTGTTACTTCAGCCACCATGGATGCAGATAAGTTTGCCTCCTTCTTTGGGAACGTTCCCATTTTCCACATTCCTGGGCGCACTTTCCCTGTCGATATTCTTTTCAGCAAG ACCCCACAGGAGGATTATGTGGAGGCTGCAGTGAAACAAGCCCTGCAGGTCCATTTGTCTGGTGCTCCTGGAGACATCCTTGTCTTCATGCCTGGCCAAGAGGACATAGAG GTGACCTCAGAGCAAATTGTGGAGCACCttgaggagctggagaaggcacCTGCTCTTGCTGTACTGCCTATCTATTCTCAGCTACCGTCAGACTTGCAGGCCAAGATCTTCCAGAAG GCTCCGGATGGAGTCAGGAAGTGCATTGTTGCCACTAACATTGCAGAAACCTCACTGACAGTGGATGGCATCATGTTTGTGATTGACTCTGGCTACTGCAAGTTGAAG GTTTTCAACCCCCGTATAGGCATGGATGCACTGCAGATCTACCCCATCAGTCAAGCCAATGCCAATCAGAGGGCAGGCCGAGCTGGCCGAACAGGCCCAGGCCACTGCTTCAG GCTCTACACCCAGAGTGCCTACAAGAATGAGCTGCTGACAACCACGGTGCCCGAGATCCAGCGCACCAACCTTGCCAATGTAGTGCTTTTGCTCAAGTCCCTGGGCGTGCAGGACCTCCTGCAGTTCCACTTCATGGATCCACCCCCTGAGGACAACATGCTGAACTCCATGTACCAGCTGTGGATTCTGGGGGCCCTGGATAACACAG GTGGTCTGACCTCAACAGGACGTCTCATGGTGGAGTTCCCACTGGATCCTGCACTCTCCAAAATGCTCATTGTCTCCTGCGACATGGGTTGCAGCTCTGAGATCTTGCTCATTGTCTCCATGTTGTCTGTGCCTGCCATCTTTTACCGGCCTAAG GGCCGAGAGGAGGAGAGTGACCAAGTGAGGGAGAAATTTGCTGTTCCAGAGAGTGATCACTTGACTTACTTGAACGTCTACCTGCAGTGGAAGAACAACAGCTATTCTACACTGTGGTGCAACCAGCACTTCATCCATGCCAAGGCCATGCGGAAG GTCCGAGAGGTGCGTGCCCAGCTCAAGGACATTATGGTTCAGCAGCGGATGAGCCTAGCATCCTGTGGTACCGACTGGGATGTTGTCAGGAAGTGCATCTGTGCTGCATATTTCCATCAAGCTGCAAAGCTGAAG GGCATTGGGGAGTATGTGAACATCCGCACTGGCATGCCCTGCCACCTGCACCCCACGAGCTCTCTGTTTGGCATGGGCTATACACCAGACTACATTGTCTATCATGAGCTGGTCATGACAACCAAG GAATACATGCAGTGTGTCACTGCTGTGGATGGAGAgtggctggcagagctgggcccCATGTTCTACAGTATCAAACATGCTGGCAAATCACGCCAG GAGAACCGCCGCCGTGCCAAGGAGGAAGTGTCTGCTATGGAGGAAGAGATGGCTttggctgaggagcagctgcgGGCTCGCCGGGAGGAACAGGAGCGCCGTAACCCACTGGGCAGTTCAAG CAGATCTACTAAAATCTACACCCCTGGGCGGAAGGAGCAAGGGGAGCCCCTGACACCACGACGCACCCCAGCCCGCTTTGGCCTCTAA
- the DHX38 gene encoding pre-mRNA-splicing factor ATP-dependent RNA helicase PRP16 isoform X2, with protein sequence MAEASEESLHRLAGTNPEAEAGGLVLRRRSAATEQHVFKAPAPRASLLGLDVLAAQKRREREEEAAGGKRSRVSSYRDWEEGRDEAGSAEEDDDEETDRSSRSTRKDRHYRSVHVETPSYTGGVSEEFWERSRQRERERREHGVFASSKEEKERKKERSRDRDHDRKREREEWDRSRHSSRSERDGSSERSSRRSEPESPRHRPKDAATPSRSSWEEDDSGYSSARRSQWESPSPTPSCRDSERSHRASSMRDTDRRDRDRSVRSRYLDKTPLPTPSYKYNEWADDRRHLGATPRLSRGRGRRADGEEGIAFETEEERQQWEDDQRQADRDWYMMDEGYDEFHNPLAYSTEEYVKKREQHLHKQRQKRISAQRRQINEDNERWETNRMLTSGVVHRIEVDEDFEEDNSAKVHLLVHNLVPPFLDGRIVFTKQPEPVIPVKDATSDLAIIARKGSQLVRKHREQKERKRAQHKHWELAGTKLGDIMGIKKEEEKDEMVTEDGKVDYRTEQKFAEHMKEKSEASSEFAKKKSILEQRQYLPIFAVQQELLSILRDNSIVIVVGETGSGKTTQLTQYLHEDGYTDYGMIGCTQPRRVAAMSVAKRVSEEMGVRLGEEVGYAIRFEDCTSENTVIKYMTDGILLRESLREADLDNYSAIIMDEAHERSLNTDVLFGLLREVVARRSDLKLVVTSATMDADKFASFFGNVPIFHIPGRTFPVDILFSKTPQEDYVEAAVKQALQVHLSGAPGDILVFMPGQEDIEVTSEQIVEHLEELEKAPALAVLPIYSQLPSDLQAKIFQKAPDGVRKCIVATNIAETSLTVDGIMFVIDSGYCKLKVFNPRIGMDALQIYPISQANANQRAGRAGRTGPGHCFRLYTQSAYKNELLTTTVPEIQRTNLANVVLLLKSLGVQDLLQFHFMDPPPEDNMLNSMYQLWILGALDNTGGLTSTGRLMVEFPLDPALSKMLIVSCDMGCSSEILLIVSMLSVPAIFYRPKGREEESDQVREKFAVPESDHLTYLNVYLQWKNNSYSTLWCNQHFIHAKAMRKVREVRAQLKDIMVQQRMSLASCGTDWDVVRKCICAAYFHQAAKLKGIGEYVNIRTGMPCHLHPTSSLFGMGYTPDYIVYHELVMTTKEYMQCVTAVDGEWLAELGPMFYSIKHAGKSRQENRRRAKEEVSAMEEEMALAEEQLRARREEQERRNPLGSSRSTKIYTPGRKEQGEPLTPRRTPARFGL encoded by the exons ATGGCCGAGGCGAGCGAGGAGTCGCTGCACCGGCTGGCGGGGACGAACCCGGAGGCCGAGGCCGGCGGGCTGGTCCTGCGGAGGCGGAGCGCCGCCACCGAGCAGCACGTCTTCAAGGCGCCGGCGCCGCGGGCCTCCCTGCTGGGCCTGGACGTGCTGGCGGCCCAGAAGCGGCGGGAGCGTGAGGAGGAGGCGGCCGGTGGGAAGCGGTCCAGGGTCTCCTCCTACAGGGACTGGGAAGAGGGCCGCGACGAGGCGGGCAGTGCCGAGGAAGACGATGATGAGGAGACCGATCGGAGCAGCCGGAGCACCCGCAAGGACAG gcaTTACCGTTCTGTCCATGTGGAAACACCTTCCTATACAGGGGGTGTCAGTGAGGAGTTTTGGGAACGCAGCCGGCAGCGGGAAAGGGAGCGTCGGGAACATGGTGTCTTTGCCTCCTccaaggaggagaaggaacGAAAGAAGGAACGCAGTAGGGATCGGGACCACGATCGTAAACGGGAACGCg aGGAGTGGGACAGAAGTCGTCACAGCAGCAGATCGGAGAGAGATGGCTCATCAGAGCGGAGCAGCCGGAGGAGTGAACCAGAGAGTCCCAGACATCGGCCCAAAG ATGCAGCCACGCCGTCTCGCTCCAGCTGGGAGGAAGATGATTCTGGCTACAGCAGTGCACGCCGGTCACAGTGGGAATCTCCCTCACCCACACCTTCCTGTCGAGACTCAGAGCGCAGCCACCGGGCATCATCAATGCGGGACACAGACCGGAGAGACCGGGACAG GTCTGTGAGGAGCAGGTACTTGGATAAGACACCATTGCCCACCCCATCGTACAAATACAATGAGTGGGCTGATGACCGGAGACATCTGGGGGCCACGCCACGGCTGTCCAGAGGGAGag GGCGGCGTGCAGATGGGGAAGAGGGCATTGCCTTTGAGACGGAGGAGGAGCGGCAGCAGTGGGAGGACGACCAGCGG CAAGCTGACCGGGACTGGTACATGATGGATGAGGGCTACGATGAATTTCACAACCCCTTGGCCTACTCCACTGAGGAGTACGTGAAGAAGCGGGAGCAGCACTTGCATAAGCAGAGGCAGAAGCGTATCTCAGCACAGCGGCGGCAGATTAATGAG GATAATGAGCGCTGGGAGACAAATCGCATGCTGACCAGTGGTGTGGTTCATCGGATTGAAGTGGACGAAGATTTTGAGGAGGATAACTCTGCTAAAGTGCATTTGTTGGTGCACAACCTGGTGCCCCCTTTCCTAGATGGAAGGATTGTCTTCACCAAGCAG CCAGAGCCAGTCATCCCTGTCAAGGATGCCACCTCAGATCTGGCCATCATTGCTCGGAAAGGCAGCCAACTGGTGCGCAAGCACAGGGAGCAAAAGGAGCGTAAACGG GCTCAGCATAAGCATTGGGAGCTGGCAGGCACAAAACTGGGAGACATTATGGGGATcaagaaagaagaggagaaagacgAGATGGTGACAGAGGATGGCAAAGTGGATTACAG GACTGAGCAGAAGTTTGCTgaacacatgaaagaaaaaagtgaagcCAGCAGCGAGTTTGCCAAGAAGAAATCAATCCTGGAGCAGAGACAGTATCTGCCCATctttgctgtgcagcaggagTTGCTTTCCATCCTCAG agACAACAGCATTGTGATTGTCGTGGGGGAGACAGGGAGTGGGAAGACAACTCAGCTGACACAGTACCTCCATGAGGATGGCTATACAGACTATGGCATGATTGGCTGCACCCAGCCCCGCAGGGTGGCGGCCATGTCGGTTGCCAAGCGGGTCAGCGAAGAGATGGGGGTGCGTCTGGGAGAGGAG gtGGGCTATGCCATCCGCTTTGAGGACTGCACATCCGAGAACACAGTGATCAAGTACATGACAGATGGGATCCTTCTTCGTGAGTCGCTGCGAGAGGCTGACCTAGACAACTACAGTGCTATCATCATGGATGAGGCGCATGAGCGCTCACTCAATACTGACGTGCTCTTTGGCCTGCTTCGGGAG GTGGTGGCCCGACGCTCAGATCTGAAGCTTGTTGTTACTTCAGCCACCATGGATGCAGATAAGTTTGCCTCCTTCTTTGGGAACGTTCCCATTTTCCACATTCCTGGGCGCACTTTCCCTGTCGATATTCTTTTCAGCAAG ACCCCACAGGAGGATTATGTGGAGGCTGCAGTGAAACAAGCCCTGCAGGTCCATTTGTCTGGTGCTCCTGGAGACATCCTTGTCTTCATGCCTGGCCAAGAGGACATAGAG GTGACCTCAGAGCAAATTGTGGAGCACCttgaggagctggagaaggcacCTGCTCTTGCTGTACTGCCTATCTATTCTCAGCTACCGTCAGACTTGCAGGCCAAGATCTTCCAGAAG GCTCCGGATGGAGTCAGGAAGTGCATTGTTGCCACTAACATTGCAGAAACCTCACTGACAGTGGATGGCATCATGTTTGTGATTGACTCTGGCTACTGCAAGTTGAAG GTTTTCAACCCCCGTATAGGCATGGATGCACTGCAGATCTACCCCATCAGTCAAGCCAATGCCAATCAGAGGGCAGGCCGAGCTGGCCGAACAGGCCCAGGCCACTGCTTCAG GCTCTACACCCAGAGTGCCTACAAGAATGAGCTGCTGACAACCACGGTGCCCGAGATCCAGCGCACCAACCTTGCCAATGTAGTGCTTTTGCTCAAGTCCCTGGGCGTGCAGGACCTCCTGCAGTTCCACTTCATGGATCCACCCCCTGAGGACAACATGCTGAACTCCATGTACCAGCTGTGGATTCTGGGGGCCCTGGATAACACAG GTGGTCTGACCTCAACAGGACGTCTCATGGTGGAGTTCCCACTGGATCCTGCACTCTCCAAAATGCTCATTGTCTCCTGCGACATGGGTTGCAGCTCTGAGATCTTGCTCATTGTCTCCATGTTGTCTGTGCCTGCCATCTTTTACCGGCCTAAG GGCCGAGAGGAGGAGAGTGACCAAGTGAGGGAGAAATTTGCTGTTCCAGAGAGTGATCACTTGACTTACTTGAACGTCTACCTGCAGTGGAAGAACAACAGCTATTCTACACTGTGGTGCAACCAGCACTTCATCCATGCCAAGGCCATGCGGAAG GTCCGAGAGGTGCGTGCCCAGCTCAAGGACATTATGGTTCAGCAGCGGATGAGCCTAGCATCCTGTGGTACCGACTGGGATGTTGTCAGGAAGTGCATCTGTGCTGCATATTTCCATCAAGCTGCAAAGCTGAAG GGCATTGGGGAGTATGTGAACATCCGCACTGGCATGCCCTGCCACCTGCACCCCACGAGCTCTCTGTTTGGCATGGGCTATACACCAGACTACATTGTCTATCATGAGCTGGTCATGACAACCAAG GAATACATGCAGTGTGTCACTGCTGTGGATGGAGAgtggctggcagagctgggcccCATGTTCTACAGTATCAAACATGCTGGCAAATCACGCCAG GAGAACCGCCGCCGTGCCAAGGAGGAAGTGTCTGCTATGGAGGAAGAGATGGCTttggctgaggagcagctgcgGGCTCGCCGGGAGGAACAGGAGCGCCGTAACCCACTGGGCAGTTCAAG ATCTACTAAAATCTACACCCCTGGGCGGAAGGAGCAAGGGGAGCCCCTGACACCACGACGCACCCCAGCCCGCTTTGGCCTCTAA